The following coding sequences are from one Lolium rigidum isolate FL_2022 chromosome 6, APGP_CSIRO_Lrig_0.1, whole genome shotgun sequence window:
- the LOC124659628 gene encoding uncharacterized protein At1g28695-like, with translation MMGIQPNLLNQLVSFLLGASVAGVLIFFLSSEGVVSRPSTAVISSWSNGTMGFPDSPAQDANQTSRLEVASPQEANHTSKNAAEQELERLLRAVANEDRTVIMTSVNEAWAAEGSLLDLFLESFKNGEKISHFVEHLLIVALDAGAFERCRAVHPHCYLLPPLAGNSSDLSEEKVFMSKDYIDLVWSKVRLQQRILELGYNFLFTDVDIMWFRNPFERMSVAAHMVTSSDFYFGDPYSPINAPNTGFLYVKSSNRTVGIFEAWRGARASFPGKHEQQVLNEIKFDLIEKRGLRLQFLDTVHNAGFCNNTRDFNTLYTMHANCCVGLGAKLHDLGNLMKEWRAYRGMDDEQRRRGPVRWKVPGICIH, from the exons ATGATGGGGATCCAGCCGAACCTGCTCAACCAGCTGGTGTCGTTCCTCCTCGGGGCGTCCGTCGCCGGGGTGCTGATCTTCTTCTTGTCGTCCGAAGGGGTCGTTTCGCGGCCATCGACGGCCGTTATATCCAGCTGGTCGAACGGAACCATGGGGTTCCCAGATTCTCCAGCACAGGACGCTAACCAGACAAGCAGGCTTGAGGTTGCCTCCCCTCAGGAGGCCAACCACACTTCCAAG AATGCGGCGGAGCAGGAGCTGGAGCGGCTGCTGCGGGCGGTGGCGAACGAGGACCGGACGGTGATCATGACGTCGGTGAACGAGGCGTGGGCGGCCGAGGGCTCGTTGCTGGACCTGTTCCTGGAGAGCTTCAAGAACGGGGAGAAGATCTCGCACTTCGTGGAGCACCTACTCATCGTGGCTCTCGACGCCGGGGCGTTCGAGCGGTGTCGGGCCGTGCACCCGCACTGCTACCTCCTGCCGCCGCTAGCAGGCAACAGCAGCGACCTCTCCGAGGAGAAGGTGTTCATGAGCAAGGACTACATCGACCTGGTGTGGAGCAAGGTCAGGCTCCAGCAGAGGATCCTCGAGCTCGGCTACAACTTCCTCTTCACG GATGTGGACATCATGTGGTTCCGCAACCCGTTTGAGCGGATGTCCGTGGCAGCGCACATGGTGACCTCGTCGGACTTCTACTTCGGCGACCCGTACAGCCCCATAAACGCCCCGAACACGGGGTTCCTGTACGTGAAGTCAAGCAATCGCACGGTGGGCATCTTTGAGGCATGGCGGGGAGCTCGGGCGTCCTTCCCGGGGAAGCATGAGCAGCAGGTGCTGAACGAGATCAAGTTCGACCTCATCGAGAAGCGCGGGCTGcggctgcagttcctcgacaccgtCCACAACGCCGGGTTCTGCAACAACACCCGGGACTTCAACACCCTCTACACCATGCACGCCAACTGTTGCGTCGGCCTCGGCGCCAAGCTCCATGACCTCGGGAACCTGATGAAGGAGTGGCGTGCGTACAGGGGGATGGACGACGAGCAGCGCCGGCGAGGTCCCGTGCGGTGGAAGGTCCCTGGCATATGCATCCATTGA